TTGCTGCGTGCCGGGCTTCCACCGCAATTTGGAAAGCTGGCTGGCTGCCCTGCCGCCCGGCACCGACCCGCGCCGCGTCGACCTCGACGCCCAGGCCGTGCCTATTGCGGCCGAAGCCGGCGATTTCGTCATCTGGCACCACGCGCTGCCGCACGGCAGCAGCCCCAACCGTGGCACCTACCCGCGCATCGTGCAATACCTGAACATGTACCCGGTCGAATTCAAGGAAACCATAGCTTGGCGGTAGCAAGCCGCTGGCTGCTCTATACATGCAAAGAGCCGCACCTAATGGGTGCGGCTCTTCCTATAGCTATTGTGATAAGGGATAAGCGGATGAATATGTTGCGACGCTAATTCTTTAGCTGGGCCTGCGCTATTCGGCAGAAGTTTTTATGCAGACGCTAGTTGTAGGAAGCAGTGCTGGCCACGCTTTGCGCTTGGGCAACCATCGTCGAGCGGAGCAAGGCGGAGCGGTAAGTGGGCACGCGCATTTTATACACCGGCGAAGAAGCCAGCTGCACTCGCATCAGGGAGGCGCTCAGTGTAACCCAGAACAGAACAACAGCGGCGAAGAGGTAAAATTTAGTCATGGGTGCGAGCGGTGAGGCGTTTAAGTGATACAAACCTACTCGGTGCCTTCAGGGCCGGGGTTGCCTCTTCGTTTAGTCAGGGCCGTTGCGCGTTGAACCGGACATTTTGGGGTGTGAGCAATTAAAGCTGGACTCTATTGCACGTCTAAAAAACAGGAGCAGCGACTGAAATATCAGTCGCCGCTCCTGTTTTTTAGGTTTTATAGCCTCACAAGCTCAAGTACCGGTTAAAAGGAGGTTCACCTTCCCAATAAGCCCCTGCACCATCTCCAAAAATGAGCAAAGTGCCTTCTTGGTTGACTATTTCTTTGATGGCTTGATTCAAAGACATTTCTTGGCCGTCCAACCCTTTATTGACCGAAATAAAATAGCATTTATCGCCATTTTTTAGCGAATGCGCTTTCTCAAGAATGGCATTTATTTCGTGTGTGCCAGCACCGCGCAAGTCCTGGAATTTGCTTCTATCCAGGTCCTGACCGTGATAAAGCATGCTTAGAAATGAACTTCGCCGCTTAGGATTTTCAACAAATCTTAAATACCGGTCCTGCTTTGCTTTCAGCACAAACCGTTTAATAAACTGCTGTTCTAAATCGAGTCGCATAGCGAGTATCTAAAGTTATGCTTTGCTACTTCCCCACCACGTCCGTCTTAATACTCAATTCTTTCAACTGCGCATCCGCAATCGGCGAGGGCGAGTCAATCATCACGTCGCGACCCGAATTATTCTTCGGAAACGCGATAAAGTCGCGGATGGAATCCGAGCCGCCGAAGAGGCTGCAGAGGCGGTCGAAGCCGAAGGCGAGGCCGCCGTGGGGCGGCGCGCCGTATTCGAAGGCATCGAGCAGGAAGCCGAATTGGGCCTGGGCCTCCTCGGGCGTGAAGCCGAGCAGTGAGAACATGCGGGCCTGCACGGCGCGGTCGTGGATGCGGATAGAGCCGCCGCCGATTTCCACGCCGTTTATCACGAGGTCGTAGGCGTTGGCTCGCGTCTGGCCGATGGTGGCCGGGTTGTCGAGCAGGGCCATATCCTCGGGTTTGGGCGAGGTGAAGGGGTGGTGCATGGCGAAGTGGCGGTTTTCCTCCTCGCTGAATTCGAGCAGCGGGAAGTCAATCACCCACAGCGGCGAGAACGAATTGGGGTCGCGCAGGCCCAGGCGGCGGCCCATTTCGAGGCGCAACTCACTCATGGCTTTGCGGGTTTTGGCTTCGGAGCCGGCCAGCAGCAGAATGAGGTCGCCGGGGTTGGCGTTGAAGGCGGCTTTCCACTTCTGCAGCTCTTCTTGCGAGTAGAACTTATCAACCGAGGATTTCACCAGGCCGTCGGCCTCTACGCGGGCGTACACGAGGCCGGTGGCGCCGATTTGCGGGCGCTTCACCCACTCAGTCAGCTCGTCGATTTGCTTGCGGGTATAGGTGGCCAGGGTGGCGGCGTTGATGCCCAGCACCAATTCGGCGTTGTCGAAGACGGGGAAATTCTGCCCTTTCACGGTTTCGGTGAGGTTCACGAACTTCATCTCGAAGCGGGTGTCGGGCTTGTCGTTGCCGTAGTCGCGCATGGCGTCGGCGTAGGTCATGCGGGGCACGGTGGGGAAATCGAGGTTTTTGATTTCCTTGAACAGGTAGCGCACCAGGCCCTCGAACATGTCGAGGATGTCTTCCTGCTCCACGAAGGCCATTTCGCAGTCAATCTGCGTGAATTCGGGCTGGCGGTCGGCGCGCAGGTCCTCGTCGCGGAAGCACTTCACAATCTGGAAGTAGCGGTCGAAGCCCGACACCATGAGCAGCTGCTTGAACGTCTGGGGGCTCTGCGGCAGGGCGTAAAACTCGCCGGGGTTCATGCGCGAGGGCACCACAAAGTCGCGGGCGCCTTCGGGCGTGCTCTTGATGAGCACGGGGGTTTCCACTTCGATGAAGTCCTGGCCGTCGAGGTAGCGGCGCACGGCCTGGGCCATTTTGTGGCGCAGCATCAGGTTGTTGCGCACGGGGGTGCGGCGCAGGTCGAGGTAGCGGTACTTCATCCGCAGGTCGTCGCCGCCGTCGGTTTCGTCTTCGATGAGGAAGGGCGGCAGCTTGGCGGGGTTGAGAATTTCCAGCTTTTCGGGCCGGATTTCGATGGTGCCCGTCGGGATTTTGTCGTTCTTGGAGTAGCGCTCGGCCACGCGGCCGGTCACGCACAGCACAAACTCGCGGCCGAGTTGGCGGGCGGTTTCGCGCACGGCTTCGGCTTCCACGCCTTCTTCCAGGGCAATTTGGGTGAGGCCGTACCGGTCGCGCAGGTCAATCCAGAGAATGGCGCCCTTGTCGCGGGTGCGCTGCACCCAGCCGCAGAGGCTGACGGTTTGACCAATGTGTTCTTCGCGGAGTTCGCCGCAGGTGTGGGTACGTAGCATCTTGTCAATTAGCAGTTAGCAGTGAACAGTCAACCACCCGTAGCCGGCGCGTTTCAGGGTTCGTCCGGTGGTTTATCCGGCGCTTCCCCTGTTACCTGTTCACGGCCAACGGTCAACTGAATCTGCCACGAAGGTAGCCATTGGCTGGGCGGGGCGAAAACCCAAACTTTGGTACGGAGTATGCAAAGGCCGGCGGTAGCTGCGTTCCTTTGTCTCTTCATTCCCTTCTGTTTTCCATGAAACTCCTCCCCTCTCTGGCCCTGGCCGCTGCGCTGCTGGCCGCCGGCTCGGCCCAGGCCCAGACCAAAATCAAGACCAAAAGCAAGTCAGACGCTTCCGGCACCGTCATCAAATCCAAGGGCACGGCCGACGCCGTGACGCTCGACGGGCCCATCAAGCGCATCGAAACGCTCTCGGGCATCGACGTGTTTCCCAAGCCGAACTCGACCGACATCCTGCTCAGCTTCACGCAGCAATTCACCAAGCCCGGCACGCTGGTGATGACCGACTATAAAAACCGCGTGATGTACCAGGCCGAGCTGGACCCGCAGAACAACACCGGCGCGCCCGTGAACCTGGGCAAGATTCCGGCCGGCACCTACCTCGTAGAGGCCAAAACCGGCAACTACGTGTACTGGAAGAAAGTCCGCATCAAGTACCCGGCCGTGCGCCGCTAATCCCCGAGCCTTAACCGTGCCCCGGCCCAACAGCCGGGGCACTACTTTTATCCCCGCATCGTTGCCGTTAGCCATGAAGTTCTTCTCGTTTTTTCTGCTGATTTTCGGCCTCACGGCCTTTGCGCCGCCGGTCAAACTCACCACCACCAAGCTGGGCTCGGGTCTGAGCGTGGGCGTGCCCGTGGGCTTCGCGCCGCTGCCCGACGACGGCATTGCCGTGAAATACCCCTCGCCGCGTAAGCCGCTGGCCGTGTTTTCCAACCCCAGCGGCCGCGTGGATTACAGCGTGGCCGTGCGCCCCACCACCTTCGAAAGCTTCGACTACGGCGTGCTGATTAAGATTTACAAGTCCAGCATTCAGCGCCTTTACACGAAAGTTGATTTCCTGAAAGAAGACATTCGCACCGTGAACGGCCGCGACTTTATCTACTTCGAATTCGTGTCGACCGTGACCGATGCCCGGCGCACGGGCAGCCAACTGGCACCCATCAAGCGCTACCAGGCGGTGCAGTACGCCATTCAGGGCACGCAGCTCTACGTGTTCACCTTCGTGGCCCCGGCCGAGGAGCAGGCGCAGTGGCAGCCCACCGCCCAGGCCGTGATGAATGCCGTTGTGATGAAGTAGCGCGGACTTTGAGTCCGCGAATGCAGTGCTTTCACCACGCGCGGACCGAAAGTCCGCGCTACTTCTTCCCCATGACCGACGACTATTTCATGCTCCAGGCCCTGGCTGAGGCCGAAAAAGCCCTGGAAGCCGACGAGATTCCCATTGGTGCGGTGGTGGTGTTTGAGAAGCAAATCATTGGGCGCGGCTACAACCAAACCGAGCAGCTGCGCGACGTAACAGCCCACGCCGAAATGCTGGCGCTCACGGCCGCCGCCAACCACTTGGGAAACAAGTACCTGGCCGACTGCACGCTCTACGTCACCATCGAACCCTGCGTGATGTGCGCCGGCGCCAGCTACTGGGCCCAGCTCAAGGCCGTGGTGTACGGGGCCGACGAGCCCAAGGTGGGTTTTCGGCGGCACGGGCAGCTCCTGCACCCGCGCACCAAGCTGCGCGGCGGCGTGCAGGCGGCCGAATGCGCGGCGCTGATGCAGGAATTTTTCGCCCTAAAGCGGAAATAGGCTATTTTTGATTCTGCGCGGAGCCCGCCGCAACCTAGCGGCGCCTTCGCGGGTTAAGTACCTTCGACACGTTCATCCCCTTATCCCCCAAACCCTTTTCACCAATGGCATTCGAACTTCCGAAACTTCCGTATTCCTACGACGCCCTCGAGCCCGCGTTTGACGCGCAGACCCAGGAAATCCACCACACCAAGCACCACCAGGCCTACGTGACCAACCTCAACGCCGCCATTGCCGGCACCGAGATGGAAAACCAGAGCCTGGAGGAAATTCTGCACAACATTGCCAAGGCCCCCGTGGCCGTGCGCAACAACGGCGGCGGCCACTGGAACCACTCGCTGTGGTGGACCATCCTGTCGCCCAACGGCGGCGGGCAGCCCACCGGCACCGTGGGCGAGGCCATCACCAAGGCCTTCGGCACCTACGACAAGTTCAAGGAGGAATTCACCAAGGCTGCCACCACGCGCTTCGGCTCGGGCTGGGCGTGGCTGTGCAAGCAGGCCGATGGCTCGGTACAAATCTGCTCCACCCCCAACCAGGACAACCCGCTGATGCCCGACTCCGGTTGCAAAGGCATTCCGGTGCTGGGCCTCGACGTGTGGGAGCACGCCTACTACCTCAAGTACCAGAACCGCCGCCCCGACTACATCGCCGCCTTCTTCAACCTCATCAACTGGGACGAAGTGAACCGCCGCTTCGCCGAAGCCACGCCCGCGTAGTTTTCCAGTTTTCGCTGATTTAACTGACGCGAAAGTATTTTTTAAAGGCCCGTTTCACACTATGGAGCGGGCTTTTTGCTTTTCCGGCTACTTTCTGACGCGCATAACCCAAGCTTAATCGCCGGGGTGAAAACAATTCGTGTACATACCTGCTTTTATGCCGCGTTTCATTCACAACCTGCCGCGCAATACGCACCGCGGCCTTTCTTTCAACATGGCTAACAAAGCATTTGAGCCCGCCAAACTGGGCGCCCTCACCCTCTCGAACCACATCGTAATGGCCCCCATGACGCGCAGCCGCGCCCTGGGCAACGTGCCCAACGAGCTGATGGCCGAGTACTACCGCCAGCGCGCCACGGCCGGCCTCATCATCACGGAAGGCACGTCGCCCTCGGCCAACGGGCTGGGCTACGCCCGCATTCCCGGCCTGTTCAACCAGGAGCAGGTCACCAACTGGCAGCGCATCACCGAGACGGTGCACCACCACGGCGGCCACATTTTTGTGCAGCTGATGCACGCCGGCCGCATTTTCCACGGCCTCAACCTGCCCGAGGGCGCCGAGGGCGTGGCCCCGTCGGCCATTGCCGCCGCCGGCGACATGTGGACCGACCAGCAGCAGATGCAGCCCAACGCCACCCCGCGCGCCCTGCGCACCGAGGAGCTAGCCACCGTGCGCGACGAGTACGTGCACAGCGCCAAACTGGCCCTTGAAGCCGGTTTCGACGGTGTGGAGCTGCACGGCGCCAATGGCTACCTGCTGGAGCAATTCCTGAACCCCGCCTCCAACCAGCGCACCGACGAGTACGGCGGCAGCGTGCAGAACCGCGCCCGCTTTGTGCTCGAAGTGACCCGCGCCGTGGTGGAGGCCATCGGGGCCGAGCGCACCGGCATTCGTCTTTCGCCCTGGGGCGTGGCCTCGGACATGCCGCACTACCCCGAAATCGACGAAACCTACGCCTACCTGGCCGAGGAGCTGCAGAAGATTGGCGTGGTGTACCTGCACCTCGTCGACCATTCCAGCATGGGCGCCCCGGCCGTGCCCGCCGAAACGGTGGCCACCATCCGCGAGAAGTTCACCGGCACCCTCATCCTGGCCGGCGGCTACACCACCGTGGCGCAGATTGAAGCCGCGCTGGCCGACAAAGCCGACCTCGTGGCTATCGGCCGTCCCTTCATCTCCAACCCCGACCTGGTGGAGCGCCTGAAAGCCGGCCAGCCGCTGGCCGAGCCCGATTTTGCCACGTTCTATGCGCCCGGCCCCAACGGCTTTGCCGACGGCTACACCGACTACCCCTTGGCCGACGGCCAGCCGGCCGGCACATTCTCGCCCAGCTACGAGGCCTAGCTCACACCTGTCTCTCGCTTGCAAAAAGCCCTGGCCTGTAAGGCCGGGGCTTTTTTTATGTCTGCCTGCCCGACAGCTGTATGCGTGGGCCACGTGGCGCGTGCGCCGGCGGCCGTTGAGGCATACCCCCGAATGGCCTTTCGGCCTGCTTCTGTGCGGCTGGCGTGTATCTTTAGCGACCAATTCCCACCTTCCTGATATTTAAACAGACTCCGCATGAACACTAAGTTGCGCCTGACCATCCTGAGTTTTCTCCAGTTTTTCATCTGGGGCTCGTGGCTGATAACGATTGGCGCGTATTGGTTTCAAACGAAGCAATGGTCGGGCGCGCAGTTTGGCGCCATCTTCTCGACCATGGGCATCGCCTCCATTTTCATGCCCTCGCTCATGGGCATCGTGGCCGATAAATACATCAACGCGGAGAAGCTCTACGGCATTCTGCACATCCTGGGCGGCCTCACGCTGTGCACCATCCCGATGGTGACGGACCCGAGCACGTTCTTCTGGGTGATTCTGCTGAACATGATTTTCTACATGCCCACGCTGTCGCTGTCCATCGCGGTGTCGTTTTCGGTGCTGAAAACTGAAGGGCTCGACGTGGTGAAGGACTACCCGCCCATCCGGGTCTGGGGCACCATCGGCTTCATTGTGGCCATGTGGACGGTGAGCCTGCTGGGCTTTGAGAAAACCACCGGCCAGTTCTACGTGGCGGCCGGCGCGGCCTTCCTGCTGGGCCTCTACTCGTTCACGCTGCCCAAGTGCCCGCCGCAGTCCACCAACACCTCCAGCCAGGGCCTGATGGAGATTCTGGGCCTCAAGTCTTTCGCCATTCTGCGCGACCGCAAGATGCTCACCTTCTTCCTGTTTGCGCTGCTGCTGGGCGCCGCTCTGCAGCTCACCAACGCCTACGGCGACACCTTCCTGCACGATTTCGACAAAACGCCGGCCTACCAGGACACCCTCACGGTGAAGTACCCGGCCATCATCATGTCCATCTCGCAGATTTCCGAAACGCTGTTCATCCTGGCCATTCCCTTCTTCCTACGCCGCTTCGGCATCAAGCAGGTCATGCTGTTCAGCATGATTGCCTGGGTGCTGCGCTTCGGCCTGTTTGCCTATGGCAACCCCGGCAGCGGGCTGTGGATGATTATCGTGTCGTGCATCGTGTACGGCATGGCCTTCGACTTCTTCAATATCTCGGGCTCGCTCTTCGTCGAGACGCAGACGCAGCCCAGCATCCGGGCCAGCGCCCAGGGTTTGTTTATGATGATGACCAACGGCTTCGGTGCCGTGCTGGGCAGCTCGCTGAGCGGCATCATCATTCAGACCTACTTCACCGATGCCAACGGCGTGAAAGACTGGCACAGCATCTGGCTCACGTTTGCGGGCTATGCGCTGGCCATTGCGGTGCTGTTTGTGCTCATCTTCAAGCACAAGCACGTGCCACAGCAGCACTCCGAAGAAACCACCCACCCGGAAGGGCTGCTTTCGGTGGAGCAGGCGTAACCCGCTCCCCCAGCCCGTTTTCCAGCAGCATTACCCGGCATGGCGCCCCCGCGTTCTTCCCCCGCCCCCGACCTTTCCCTTAGCTACACGCAGCACGGATTCCAGCCTGTGGCGTGGTTCTACGCCACGTTTGGCGAGCTGCCCCGGCGCGAGATTTACCAGCTTGCCTCCACCGAAGCCCGCCAGGCCGTGCTCAACACGCTGGCCGAAACCCACGACGTGGACCGCGCCACCGTGGTGCATTCGGTGTACGTGGAAGAGGCCGGCAAAGCCCCCGAGCTGCAGCA
This DNA window, taken from Hymenobacter sp. 5317J-9, encodes the following:
- a CDS encoding nucleoside deaminase — translated: MTDDYFMLQALAEAEKALEADEIPIGAVVVFEKQIIGRGYNQTEQLRDVTAHAEMLALTAAANHLGNKYLADCTLYVTIEPCVMCAGASYWAQLKAVVYGADEPKVGFRRHGQLLHPRTKLRGGVQAAECAALMQEFFALKRK
- a CDS encoding nucleoside permease encodes the protein MNTKLRLTILSFLQFFIWGSWLITIGAYWFQTKQWSGAQFGAIFSTMGIASIFMPSLMGIVADKYINAEKLYGILHILGGLTLCTIPMVTDPSTFFWVILLNMIFYMPTLSLSIAVSFSVLKTEGLDVVKDYPPIRVWGTIGFIVAMWTVSLLGFEKTTGQFYVAAGAAFLLGLYSFTLPKCPPQSTNTSSQGLMEILGLKSFAILRDRKMLTFFLFALLLGAALQLTNAYGDTFLHDFDKTPAYQDTLTVKYPAIIMSISQISETLFILAIPFFLRRFGIKQVMLFSMIAWVLRFGLFAYGNPGSGLWMIIVSCIVYGMAFDFFNISGSLFVETQTQPSIRASAQGLFMMMTNGFGAVLGSSLSGIIIQTYFTDANGVKDWHSIWLTFAGYALAIAVLFVLIFKHKHVPQQHSEETTHPEGLLSVEQA
- a CDS encoding alkene reductase, translating into MPRFIHNLPRNTHRGLSFNMANKAFEPAKLGALTLSNHIVMAPMTRSRALGNVPNELMAEYYRQRATAGLIITEGTSPSANGLGYARIPGLFNQEQVTNWQRITETVHHHGGHIFVQLMHAGRIFHGLNLPEGAEGVAPSAIAAAGDMWTDQQQMQPNATPRALRTEELATVRDEYVHSAKLALEAGFDGVELHGANGYLLEQFLNPASNQRTDEYGGSVQNRARFVLEVTRAVVEAIGAERTGIRLSPWGVASDMPHYPEIDETYAYLAEELQKIGVVYLHLVDHSSMGAPAVPAETVATIREKFTGTLILAGGYTTVAQIEAALADKADLVAIGRPFISNPDLVERLKAGQPLAEPDFATFYAPGPNGFADGYTDYPLADGQPAGTFSPSYEA
- a CDS encoding superoxide dismutase; the encoded protein is MAFELPKLPYSYDALEPAFDAQTQEIHHTKHHQAYVTNLNAAIAGTEMENQSLEEILHNIAKAPVAVRNNGGGHWNHSLWWTILSPNGGGQPTGTVGEAITKAFGTYDKFKEEFTKAATTRFGSGWAWLCKQADGSVQICSTPNQDNPLMPDSGCKGIPVLGLDVWEHAYYLKYQNRRPDYIAAFFNLINWDEVNRRFAEATPA
- the aspS gene encoding aspartate--tRNA ligase; amino-acid sequence: MLRTHTCGELREEHIGQTVSLCGWVQRTRDKGAILWIDLRDRYGLTQIALEEGVEAEAVRETARQLGREFVLCVTGRVAERYSKNDKIPTGTIEIRPEKLEILNPAKLPPFLIEDETDGGDDLRMKYRYLDLRRTPVRNNLMLRHKMAQAVRRYLDGQDFIEVETPVLIKSTPEGARDFVVPSRMNPGEFYALPQSPQTFKQLLMVSGFDRYFQIVKCFRDEDLRADRQPEFTQIDCEMAFVEQEDILDMFEGLVRYLFKEIKNLDFPTVPRMTYADAMRDYGNDKPDTRFEMKFVNLTETVKGQNFPVFDNAELVLGINAATLATYTRKQIDELTEWVKRPQIGATGLVYARVEADGLVKSSVDKFYSQEELQKWKAAFNANPGDLILLLAGSEAKTRKAMSELRLEMGRRLGLRDPNSFSPLWVIDFPLLEFSEEENRHFAMHHPFTSPKPEDMALLDNPATIGQTRANAYDLVINGVEIGGGSIRIHDRAVQARMFSLLGFTPEEAQAQFGFLLDAFEYGAPPHGGLAFGFDRLCSLFGGSDSIRDFIAFPKNNSGRDVMIDSPSPIADAQLKELSIKTDVVGK